From the genome of Brassica oleracea var. oleracea cultivar TO1000 chromosome C4, BOL, whole genome shotgun sequence:
AAGAGATTTGTTATGACTAACATGGCGAGTAGCACCTGAATCTATGACCCAAGACTCACTCGAAACTATAGTATTTCTAGTAGAGAGAGCTGAAGGCATGCCAATAAGATAAAAAGTGTATAGAGGTAGGAAAGTACCATTCGCTTTGCAAGCCGTTGGTACGGCTGAAGGCGAAGGAAGAAGTTCGTCTTTTGATGATGTACTGCCCTGATCGTGAAGTTGTGAGCTGAAGTAAGCAATGAACTGGTGCATATGTTCCGGAGTGAGAGAAGAAGATTATGGAGAAGCTATAACTTTCGGCTGTTAAGTCATAGAAGTGATCACATTTGCTGCTACTTGAGAGTTCTGAGACTGAGTCTTCTTAGGATAGAACTTCCCTTTGGGTTTAAATCCTGGGGGATATCCATGCAATTTGTAGCAGCGGTCAATGATGTGACCATAACCACCACAGTGAGTACAGACTGAACGATTCTTGTCGTAGTTAGGGTTGGAAGAGACTTGGAAAGTGACTGAATCAGGCTTAGTGTGAGAAGAGTTCCGAGCAGACCTCAGACTATCTTCTTGATCGAGAATGTTATAGACTTCGGACATAAAAGGTAATGTCTTCTTCATGAGGATCTGACTACGGATATGATCATAGATGTTATTAAGGCCCATGAGAAAGTCACTGGCTCTGTTGTTCTCATTTTGAGCAAGAAGACCTTCCACAGTTCGAGATGGAACGTGAAGGCTGTTCAGTTCTTCCCATAAAGACTGAGTCTGAGTATGATATGAAGATAGATACATAGTGCCCTGCCTGAGAGCGTGCAGTTGATGCAAGAGCTTGTATAGTCTTGGAAGGTTGGATTTGTGAAAACGAACATGTAAGTCCTTCAAAATGGCTGCAGCTGCTTTGAAGTAGAGTATACTTGTGTATATTTTCTTTAAAACGCTGTTGAGCAACCATGACTTCACCATACTATTGCAACGGCACCAGATCTTATAATACATATCACTTTTAGTAGGCATAGCAATAGATCCATTAATGAATCCAAGTTTTTTCTTCGCCTCTAGACTAGTAGTCATAGCAACTATCCATATACTATAGTTTGTTTCGTCTAAAGCTTCAGATGTTAGTACTAAGCCAGGATGATCAGAGCTACGCAGATAGTACAAACTATGAATGTTATCAGGAGAGTTTGATACCTCAAACGGTTTAGAGAGACGAATTGGAGCCTGAGGTTCAATATTCTGAACATTTTGAGCTTGATTCGAGGATCCAGATGCTTCGTGCGGCGGAATAGATTGAGGAGATCCATCACGACGAGTCGGAGATTGATTATCCGGAGTGGAGCTTCGATACCTGGAGTTACACTTTCTCTTTCCCATAGTGAGAGAGGAGAAGTAGAAATCGAGGTTGAATCCAGTTGAATCGAAGATCTCGGAGGTGAATCGAAGATGAATGAAGACGATGAGAGATGAAGATGTTGAAAAGAGCGGAAGACGATGTAAGATGAATGTAGGTCAGATGAATGAAGATCAGAGAAGATCGCCGGTGCACTACAAGAAAACAGGGGGATTCTGATGGCCGATATCGTCAGAAATTCGTCGGAAAAGACCGACGAATTTCTGACGAACCTATCCGTCGGTATGGTTTTGTCGGAAAAAAAATTCGTCGGAATTTCGTCAGAACTTCTGACGACTTTCTGACGAATACCGAGAAACGTCATTCTGACGAACTTCCGACGATATTACGATGCGGACACACGAGACCAGAGTTCATCGGAAAAACTATATACCAACGGAGAACATTCCTCGGATAATTCCGACGGAGTGGATTCCTCGGTATATTCCGATGAATTCTGGGCGTCGGAATATACCGACGGACATTGGTTCGTTGGAATATACCGACGGAAAATGGTTTGTTGGTATATTCCGACGAATGCTTTCCGTCGGTATTGTCCGAGGAACCGTGTCCGTCGGTATATTCCGACGCCCANNNNNNNNNNNNNNNNNNNNNNNNNNNNNNNNNNNNNNNNNNNNNNNNNNNNNNNNNNNNNNNNNNNNNNNNNNNNNNNNNNNNNNNNNNNNNNNNNNNNNNNNNNNNNNNNNNNNNNNNNNNNNNNNNNNNNNNNNNNNNNNNNNNNNNNNNNNNNNNNNNNNNNNNNNNNNNNNNNNNNNNNNNNNNNNNNNNNNNNNNNNNNNNNNNNNNNNNNNNNNNNNNNNNNNNNNNNNNNNNNNNNNNNNNNNNNNNNNNNNNNNNNNNNNNNNNNNNNNNNNNNNNNNNNNNNNNNNNNNNNNNNNNNNNNNNNNNNNNNNNNNNNNNNNNNNNNNNNNNNNNNNNNNNNNNNNNNNNNNNNNNNNNNNNNNNNNNNNNNNNNNNNNNNNNNNNNNNNNNNNNNNNNNNNNNNNNNNNNNNNNNNNNNNNNNNNNNNNNNNNNNNNNNNNNNNNNNNNNNNNNNNNNNNNNNNNNNNNNNNNNCCTTTTCAACCATCTCATTTATTTGCAATAGAGACAAGTTGGTTGAACCTCTCGTAGATATCGCCGTCATCAGAGAGAGGCTGAGATTGAGATACTATTTCAGCTTCCACCAAATCAACGACACCTTTGATCACGGGGTCCTGAACACCTTTGATCACGGGGTCCTGAATTTGACCCGTCGTCTTGTTAGTGTGAGCCACCTTAATGAGTTGGAGACGATCAACGGGATTACCGTCATTTGCTTCGATCTAAAAAAACCGCCATTATTAGCCAAGGAATATATAAAATATTTATTTAAAAAATATAAAGATAAATAATAATAAAAAACTTACAAGTTCATCCTCCTTAGTATACATAGAGCAAGCGCCGAGG
Proteins encoded in this window:
- the LOC106338183 gene encoding uncharacterized protein LOC106338183, whose product is MGKRKCNSRYRSSTPDNQSPTRRDGSPQSIPPHEASGSSNQAQNVQNIEPQAPIRLSKPFEVSNSPDNIHSLYYLRSSDHPGLVLTSEALDETNYSIWIVAMTTSLEAKKKLGFINGSIAMPTKSDMYYKIWCRCNSMVKSWLLNSVLKKIYTSILYFKAAAAILKDLHVRFHKSNLPRLYKLLHQLHALRQGTMYLSSYHTQTQSLWEELNSLHVPSRTVEGLLAQNENNRASDFLMGLNNIYDHIRSQILMKKTLPFMSEVYNILDQEDSLRSARNSSHTKPDSVTFQVSSNPNYDKNRSVCTHCGGYGHIIDRCYKLHGYPPGFKPKGKFYPKKTQSQNSQVAANVITSMT